The DNA segment CGAACCAGCCCAACATCGTGAACACGGCGCTGGTGGCGCACAGCCCGGGCACCCGGGCGAAAGTGCAGGCGGCGCTGGACGAGAGCAAGGAGGTGACCATCCACGAGGCGCCGATTGCGCAGAGCGGGTGGGTGGGGGCGGGGTTTACGGTGATCGAGCAGGGGACGGGGGCGGGGGCTTATACGATTGAAGGCGGGAGTCAAGGAGGGTGGTTGGCGTTGGCATCTGCCGCACTGTCTGGGCTGGTGGACTCCCTGACTCAGAAATTAAGAAATCCTAACGCTGTTAACGGACCTTTAAATGAAATATCAAGGTCTTACTATATAAATGCTATGTCCAAGGCGACAACTGCGGTGACTTTCATGAAGTCAATTTATGATCTTGTGGATTCTGATGTATCCACTCCTAAAAAGATTGCTCAGATAGTATTGACTCTCTGCTTTACAGTCGCTGCCATGGAAGGCGCCGCCGCTTTGGGAGCATTCTTTGCTAGTCCTTTGACTGGAGCGGTAATGGCAATCATGCTTGCCGTGGTGCTCGCATATTTCTTATTGGAGCTGAATGAGGCCATATCAAATCTATGAAGAAAAAATTTTTAACTTACCTGCTGCCATTGTTAATTATTGCGGTAGGCGCAACGATCTCCTTTTCCATAGGAAAAATATTCGATTTAGGAGAGGTTAATATATTTATTATCATTATAATTGTTATAGCTTTTTGTTTTTTGGAAATAAATGTGATAAAAAAATTCCCCGAAGAGCTACTTGTTTATATGAGCTTGGATGGAAAGATGTTTCCTTTTTTTTCGGTTGGGGTGGGAGCTGGATTAATTTTGTTAAAGAATTAATCGATGATGATCGCTATTTCTAGCAGGCTAAGAGCGGCTAACACGACCTGTTCATAGCCCAGCGCGAAGCAGCTATGCTTGGCGCCCTCATGGCAAGAAGACCCGTCAGCAAAGAACTGTGGCGACAGCTGCAGCCGCTCATCCCGGCCTTCGTGCCCTCGGCCAAAGGCGGGGCGCGCAAGCGCACCGTCAGCGATGAAGCCGCACTCAATGGCATCCTATTCGTGCTGCACACCGGCATCGCCTGGGAGGACCTGCCGCAGGAACTCGGTTTTGGCAGTGGCATGACGTGCTGGCGGCGGCTGCGCGACTGGAACGCTGCCGGGGTGTGGGAGAAGCTGCACCACGCCATGCTGGTGCGCCTGCGCGAGCACGACCAGATCGATTGGAGCCGGGCAAGCATCGATGGCTCGTCGGTACCAAGCCCCCGGGGGGCCAGGAAACAGGGCCCAACCCCACGGACAGAGGCAAACTCGGCTCCAAGCGGCACATCGTCGTAGACGCGCGGGGCATTCCGCTGGTGGTGCTGGTCAGTGGTGCGAATCGGCACGATTCGATGATGTTCGAGAAATGCATCGATGCTCTGCCAGCCGTCAGGGGACTGCAGGGCAAGCCGCGTCGCAGGCCATCGAAGCTGCACGCCGACAAGGGCTACGACTATGAGCGCTGCCGTGTCTTCCTGAGACAGCGGGGCATCGCCAGCCGGATTGCCAGACGAGGCATCGAAAGCAGCGAGCGGCTGGGTCGGCATCGGTGGGTGGTGGAGAGAACGCACGGATGGTTTGCAGGCTTCGGCAAGCTGCGCATCCGATTCGAGAGGCGGCTGGACATCCACGAAGCGCTATTGAAACTGGCGGCAGCGATCATCTGCGCGCGCTTCGTGGATCGGTGGTGTTAGCCGCTCTAAGGGGCTGCTGCGGACCGGCAGCGTGGACGGCCTGACGGGCGAGTGCCTGAGCGGCGACCTGCTCACCGCCGTGATCTGGAGCTGGTTCGCGGCCACGGACAGCCACAGCCGGCTGAGCCAGCGCGCCGCCGGCATGGTGGAGAACCCGGGGCTGAGCTACGGGCTGTTCCACGCGGTGGCGCAGCCGGTGTACAGCTGGGGCGTGGTGTGCCGGGTGGAGTTCCCCGGGGTGAACATCGACATCGGGCACATCCGCAACCTGGCTTGGTCGCGGAACAACGACAAGGCCCAATGGGTGGCGTACAACCGGATGCGGGGCCAGTACATGAGCGCACTGGAGCACGCGGTGCCGGAACGATTCTTCAATGATCCGGCGAAATGCAACCTCGCAGGCAGCACCAACCCGGTGGCCGGGTTGCCGGACTGCCCCCAAGGCATCAGCGCGGTGAAGGCGCTGGGGCTGGCCGCGCAGCAAGGCCAGAAGATCTACACGATCACGCCGGAGGTCTATGCGAACCAGCCCCACATCGTGAACACGGCGCTGGTGGCGCACAGCCCGGGCACGCGGGCAAAGGTGCAGGCGGCGCTGGACGAGGGCAAGGAGGTGGCCATCCACGAGGCGCCGATTGCGCAGAGCGGGTGGGTGGGGGGCGGGGTTTACGGTGATTGAGGAGGGAACGGGGGCTGGGGCTTACACGATTGAAGGGGGAGTAATGGAGGAGGCTTGTATGAGTTTATCTTTGGCGCAGGCATAGGCGCGCTTTTGATTGCCTCCGGTCTTATTGTTGGCCAGGCGTTCAGTGCATTGATGCTTTCTACCTTTGGCTAGGCCCTTTAATTTTGTTCTCGCTGTCAGTCGTATTGTTTGCTGTGAGCGGGGATGCTGCTCTGTCGTGCGTCCGGTCCTGAATCGAATAATGCAATTTTATACGGGTGGATCATGAGCGATGTTGAAATAATTTGGTGGACTGCAGCTTTTCTTGGTATTTTATTTTTGGTATTTTATGATTTGCTCTGTTTAATTGTCCTGCTCTTCGCTTTGGGCTTGCTTTCCGTTAAATTTATTTTTTTCACGGATGATTTTTTAAATTATCTTATCAGACTTGTTGTTGCAATTGTTCTTGGAGGGTTGGCAATACGAACGAAAGTGGGCGGCGCATCAATATTGTCGCTGTGTTTGCTTTTGTCATCCATGTGGATTCATGGATCCAGCCCCGATGTTTTGATTTTCGGTGGCGTCTTGCTTGTTTTTGTAATGCCTATGCTGTTCGTAAAACTGCGTGGTTTTGGCGGACCTATGAGTATCTGTTTTTTGGGCATAAAAAAATTAGATGATGCCGCAGGAAGATTCTTTGTGCCTTTATTCTGGATTGCTATGGTCTTCCCGTTTGTAATGCTATTTATAACTCGAAGAGGTATTGCTTGATGGGTTTATTTATTTCATTAAATATGCTAAATAGCTATTCGCGATTTCTCATTCATTCGGTGTCTTTTGTGCCAGGAGGCCTGGAAGAATCAACAAGATCAAAGCCGAAATCAGAGTTAAATCCTGTTTCGCGGTACCGTAGCAGTTATTCGGCGACCCGGCGATATACAACTTGGCAGGGAGCACCAACCTGGTGGCAGGGCTACCGGACCGCCCCAAGGCATCAGCTCGTTAGAGCGCCGGGACTGGCCGCGCAGCAGAGCCAAGGGCCACGGCGGGTGGCTTTGTACATAGGGTTCTTTTGCTGCCTCCGTGGCTATATTAGAAATGGTCGCGGAGATCCTATTGGGACATTGAAAATCTCCGCTGAAAATGAATATTCAAAATATCGAAGGCATGGCCCTGTTTGTTTCGGAGGCACGCGAGATTGAGCATATGCTCATACCTCAAATAGCAATAGTTGGCATTGACTCGGCATTGCTGAAACTTGCTGAAGTCCTGAAAGAAATGAAAGTCGAAGGAAATGAAGAGGTTCGATTGAAAACCAGCTTCGATGAGCATGATGGGGAGATGGTTTTGAGGGTATATGGGAGACTTTATTCTGGCTTGAGTGAATTTCAATTGCCGGAAAGCTTCGGGTGGATTTGTCCGCTAAGAGGGATTGAAATTGACTATTGCGATAGACCCGCATTTGGCCTTGACCTCAGATCTGATAACGAGCAGCGAGTTTTGTTTTCAATGGGTGAGGTTGCTGCCAAAGTAATTGGTGA comes from the Paracidovorax avenae ATCC 19860 genome and includes:
- a CDS encoding IS5 family transposase (programmed frameshift); protein product: MARRPVSKELWRQLQPLIPAFVPSAKGGARKRTVSDEAALNGILFVLHTGIAWEDLPQELGFGSGMTCWRRLRDWNAAGVWEKLHHAMLVRLREHDQIDWSRASIDGSSVPKPPGGQETGPNPTDRGKLGSKRHIVVDARGIPLVVLVSGANRHDSMMFEKCIDALPAVRGLQGKPRRRPSKLHADKGYDYERCRVFLRQRGIASRIARRGIESSERLGRHRWVVERTHGWFAGFGKLRIRFERRLDIHEALLKLAAAIICARFVDRWC